The following nucleotide sequence is from Chryseobacterium sp. CY350.
GCCGTATCTTTGCCCCGCAGAAAAGAAACAAGTATGAAATACGCAGAAAATATTCTCGAAACGATAGGAAATACACCTCTTGTAAAAATCAATAAAGTGTTGGGTGAAGATTTTCCGGCATTGGTTTTGGCAAAAGTTGAAACTTTCAACCCAGGAAATTCCGTTAAGGACAGAATGGCTTTGAAAATGATTGAAGACGCCGAAAAAGACGGAAGACTGAAACCTGGCGGAACTATTATTGAAGGAACTTCAGGAAATACCGGAATGGGTTTGGCACTTGCAGCAATCATTAAAGGTTACAAATGTATTTTTGTAACGAATGCAAAACAGTCTAAGGAAAAATGTGACATTCTTCGTGCAGTTGGTGCAGAAGTGATCGTTTGCCCGACTGATGTAAAACCTACAGATCCTCGTTCTTATTATTCAGTTTCCAAAAGACTGGCTAAAGAAACAGAAAATGGTTGGTATGTGAACCAATACGATAATTTATCTAACAGAGCGGCTCATTACGAGTCTACAGCTCCAGAAATCTGGGCACAGACCGACGGAAAGCTTACTCATTTTTTAGTTGGAGCAGGAACGGGCGGAACAATTACCGGTTGCGGACAGTTTTTCAAGGAAAAAAATCCGGATATTAAGATCATTGGAGTTGATACTTATGGTTCTATTTTAAAGGAAATTCATGAAACAGGCGTGATCAATTTAGAAAACGCTTACAGTTATATTACAGAAGGTATTGGTGAAGATATTCTTCCTGAAAACTACGATATGTCGGTCATCGATCATTTCGAAAAAGTAACTGATAAAGACGGAGCGATCTATGCAAGAAAACTGGCAAAAGAGGAAGGGATTTTCTGCGGATATTCTGCCGGAAGTGCGATGGCTTCTTTGGTTCAGATGAAAGATCAGTTTACAAAAGATGATGTGATTGTTGTACTTCTTCACGATCACGGTTCAAGATATGTAGGGAAAATCTACAATGACGAATGGATGAAAGAAATGGGTTGGTTAGACTAAAACATCTTATTTATAAAATTGAAAATCAGAGCCAATGCTCTGATTTTTTTTTATTTTAAAACATTTCTCTGCACTGCTTCTTTCAACAATTCAAAATCTGCTTCAGACATTGATTTTTTAGGAAACATATAATTAAATTTACCTTCTAAACCTATAAAATTATCACTGATTTCACCAGCCGAAAATTCAGTCCAAAGGCTTGTTTCCTTCTTGTCATTGAGGTTTACTTTAAAGACTTTGGTATTAAACTGAATCTGGTAAATTTCAGTATTTTCAAGTGTTTTTAAATATTTTACGACTTCTTTTTTCCATTTTGAAACTTTGTTGATTGCCAAAGACAGATAAACCGCACACAA
It contains:
- a CDS encoding PLP-dependent cysteine synthase family protein — encoded protein: MKYAENILETIGNTPLVKINKVLGEDFPALVLAKVETFNPGNSVKDRMALKMIEDAEKDGRLKPGGTIIEGTSGNTGMGLALAAIIKGYKCIFVTNAKQSKEKCDILRAVGAEVIVCPTDVKPTDPRSYYSVSKRLAKETENGWYVNQYDNLSNRAAHYESTAPEIWAQTDGKLTHFLVGAGTGGTITGCGQFFKEKNPDIKIIGVDTYGSILKEIHETGVINLENAYSYITEGIGEDILPENYDMSVIDHFEKVTDKDGAIYARKLAKEEGIFCGYSAGSAMASLVQMKDQFTKDDVIVVLLHDHGSRYVGKIYNDEWMKEMGWLD